A window from Lepus europaeus isolate LE1 chromosome 20, mLepTim1.pri, whole genome shotgun sequence encodes these proteins:
- the NXNL1 gene encoding nucleoredoxin-like protein 1, producing MAALFSGRVLIRNNSEQDELETDAELSRRLDNRLLLLFFGAAACPRCQAFAPVLKDFFVRLTDEFYVLRAAQLALVYVSQDRTEEQQGQFLKDMPEKWLFLPFEDAWRRDLGRQFCVERLPAVVVLKPGGDVLTRDAAAEIQRLGPACFANWQEASEVLDRSFLPPEDLDDPAPRSLTEPLRRCKYRVERPRRGAEAAGGAAWGLD from the exons ATGGCCGCCTTGTTCTCCGGCCGCGTCTTGATCCGGAACAACAGCGAGCAGGACGAGCTGGAGACGGACGCGGAGCTGAGCCGCCGGCTGGACAaccggctgctgctgctgttcttcGGCGCGGCCGCCTGCCCGCGCTGCCAGGCCTTTGCGCCCGTGCTCAAGGACTTCTTCGTGCGGCTCACCGACGAGTTCTACGTGCTGCGGGCGGCGCAGCTGGCGCTGGTGTACGTGTCCCAGGACCGCAcggaggagcagcagggccagtTCCTCAAGGACATGCCCGAGAAGTGGCTCTTCCTGCCCTTCGAGGACGCCTGGCGGAG GGAcctggggcgccagttctgtgtGGAGCGCCTGCCGGCCGTGGTGGTGCTGAAGCCGGGCGGGGACGTGCTCACTCGGGACGCGGCCGCCGAGATCCAGCGTCTGGGCCCCGCCTGCTTCGCCAACTGGCAGGAGGCGTCCGAGGTGCTGGACCGCAGCTTCCTACCGCCCGAGGACCTGGACGACCCCGCGCCGCGGAGCCTCACCGAGCCCCTGCGCCGCTGCAAGTACCGCGTGGAGCGGCCGCGGCGGGGCGCGGAGGCCGCGGGGGGCGCGGCCTGGGGGCTGGACTGA